A window of the Linepithema humile isolate Giens D197 chromosome 4, Lhum_UNIL_v1.0, whole genome shotgun sequence genome harbors these coding sequences:
- the rtv gene encoding UPAR/Ly6 domain-containing protein rtv, translating into MKFRASVQVILVTFSIVALRESAGILRRCVSCRSRGELGSCKDPFTMNSTQITFEKGIDVVPCVSGWCGKIIESPNLNNEYGTATQRLCFQRGPDDTEERCAYTVWNYKKVYMCLCYGDFCNKTTRTSIASNVLIATAIYLARWLI; encoded by the exons aTGAAATTTCGAGCAAGCGTCCAAGTGATCCTCGTGACTTTCTCCATAGTCGCGCTTCGAGAAAGCGCTG GCATTCTTCGAAGATGCGTAAGCTGTAGGTCGAGAGGAGAATTGGGTTCCTGCAAGGATCCTTTCACTATGAATTCTACGCAGATCACGTTTGAAAAAGGCATAGACGTAGTGCCATGCGTCTCTGGATGGTGCGGAAAAATCATCGAAAgtccaaatttaaataacg AATACGGTACCGCTACACAGAGATTATGCTTTCAACGCGGCCCTGACGACACCGAAGAGAGATGCGCTTATACTGTGTGGAATTACAAGAAAGTTTACATGTGCCTCTGCTACGGagatttttgcaacaaaacaACGAGGACGAGCATTGCCAGTAATGTTTTGATAGCGACAGCAATATATCTAGCACGGTGGCTCATTTGA